A single genomic interval of Fibrobacter sp. UWB13 harbors:
- a CDS encoding KamA family radical SAM protein: MDNSVKTFTHISEFLDYLGNDFTGLTSEMRANLDQEPTFAFNCSKHYADLIKNSAEPVKLLREVLPSKDELKDAPGFVDDPVGDLPAGKSECILQKYENRALIVSTSACGVRCRFCFRRNYPFQDTQNIASEVSNWLDVHTSIWEVILSGGDPLTLGPGPFRDLVEAIAFHPSVTTLRIHTRLPIMRPDLVMQHFELLRELPARFNCVLVVHVNHPDELDEESAAVFAQLKFSGWTLLNQSVLLKGVNDDADTLERLSRRLFEQGVLPYYLHQLDHAKGVAHFEVSDERARELIAQIRTKLPGYLVPKLVREIAGEKSKTPV; encoded by the coding sequence ATGGACAATTCTGTTAAAACATTCACGCATATTTCTGAATTTTTAGACTATTTGGGCAATGATTTTACCGGTTTGACAAGCGAAATGCGCGCAAACCTCGACCAAGAGCCCACATTCGCATTCAACTGTTCCAAGCACTACGCCGACCTCATCAAAAATTCGGCAGAGCCCGTCAAACTGCTACGCGAGGTTCTACCGAGCAAGGACGAACTCAAAGATGCCCCCGGCTTTGTCGATGATCCTGTGGGAGACCTCCCCGCCGGCAAGTCCGAATGCATTTTGCAAAAGTACGAGAACCGAGCCCTCATCGTCTCGACTTCTGCCTGCGGTGTGCGCTGTAGATTCTGCTTCAGACGCAACTATCCCTTCCAGGACACTCAGAATATCGCGAGTGAAGTTTCGAACTGGCTGGATGTCCATACGAGCATCTGGGAAGTGATTCTCTCGGGAGGAGACCCGCTCACGCTTGGGCCGGGACCGTTCCGCGACCTCGTGGAAGCAATCGCATTCCACCCGTCTGTGACGACACTCCGCATCCACACGAGACTCCCGATCATGAGACCGGACCTCGTGATGCAGCATTTTGAACTTTTGCGTGAACTCCCCGCACGATTCAATTGTGTGCTCGTGGTGCACGTGAACCACCCCGACGAACTAGACGAAGAATCCGCCGCCGTTTTCGCACAACTTAAATTCAGCGGATGGACACTTTTGAACCAAAGCGTTCTTTTGAAAGGCGTGAACGATGACGCCGATACACTTGAACGCTTGAGCCGCAGACTATTCGAGCAAGGTGTACTCCCCTACTACCTGCACCAACTCGACCATGCAAAAGGTGTCGCCCATTTTGAAGTCAGCGACGAACGCGCCCGAGAACTCATCGCGCAGATTCGCACCAAGCTCCCCGGCTACCTCGTACCGAAACTCGTTCGAGAAATCGCCGGCGAAAAGAGCAAGACGCCGGTGTAG
- the efp gene encoding elongation factor P, which translates to MGTVSTNEFRKKLKIMVDGQPYEIIENQFVKPGKGQAFNRVRIKNLVTGRTLERTWKSGDTVEEADVTYTEMTYLYNDGSTWYFLNSETQETEEISKEALNGCEVWLLDGATVEVTWWKDPKTMATLPIEVIPPTFVDLMIVDAPPAVQGNTSGNVMREATLETGAKVMIPLFIENNTKIRVDTRDGSYLERAK; encoded by the coding sequence ATGGGTACTGTAAGCACCAACGAATTCCGTAAAAAATTGAAAATCATGGTTGATGGTCAGCCGTATGAAATCATCGAAAACCAGTTTGTGAAGCCGGGTAAGGGTCAGGCTTTTAACCGCGTTCGTATCAAGAACTTGGTGACTGGCCGTACTCTCGAACGCACCTGGAAGAGCGGTGATACGGTGGAAGAAGCTGATGTGACCTACACCGAAATGACCTACCTCTACAACGACGGTTCTACTTGGTACTTCCTCAACAGCGAAACTCAGGAAACTGAAGAAATCTCCAAGGAAGCTCTCAATGGCTGCGAAGTTTGGCTCCTCGATGGCGCTACTGTCGAAGTCACTTGGTGGAAGGACCCGAAGACGATGGCTACACTTCCGATCGAAGTTATCCCGCCGACCTTCGTTGACTTGATGATCGTTGACGCTCCTCCGGCAGTTCAGGGCAACACCAGCGGTAACGTGATGCGTGAAGCCACTCTCGAAACTGGCGCTAAGGTGATGATTCCGCTCTTCATCGAAAACAACACCAAGATCCGCGTGGATACCCGCGACGGTTCTTACCTCGAACGCGCAAAGTAA